GCTGCGCAAGGGCAACGACGTCGACGAAGAGTACCTGCGGCCCAATTTAAGCGAAAAGCGGCATGCCGACATCGCCGACTGGTCGGGGTTTGTCCGGGCCTTCGACGAAAAGAACGGCGCGGCGCTGCAGCACTTCCCCGCCTTTCTGGAAGACATCATCTGGGAGAAGGAGTACCGCAAGACCGACTGGAAGGCGGTGCCCTATCGCAAGACCATCACGGAGTTTCTCAAGCAGATCGACGAGCACGTGCTCGTGCCGGTCAACCTGGGCGCCTGCGCAACCGTGCACGAGGCGAAGCGGGTGCTGGCGCCCGACGCGATCGGCTTCAGTAGCTTCGATGCCGGCGCGGACGAGCTGGCGGTGGTCAATGACCCCGACAAACCCTGCTACGGTCTCTTCGGCGGGCTGCACAGTTTCATGGTCAACTTTGCGTTGGTAAAATCCGTGTCGGCCTACCAGGGCATCACGACCCCCGCGATCGAGGCCCAGCGGGCATTTGTCGGACGCAGTTTGCAGACGAAGGTCGTGAGCCTCATGGATCTGCTGGCCTCCTATCCCTCGCCCCGCTCGCTCCAGCCCTGGGAGCAGGACCGACTGATCATCCGGACGCTCCACGCCCTCAAGCCTTTCTACCACAGCGCCTACCGGCGCCCGATTGAGTTCCCGCTGCGCCACGAGACCCCTGCGGCCGAGCGGCCGGCGCTGCAGGCCCTCGTAAACGCGCTGGGCCCCAACGGGGTCCCCGATACGGTGGCCTATCTGACGGAGCAGGAACTCGCCGGCGCCATGGCGGACCTGGAAGCGCTGGGCTATGCCCGGGAACTGGTGCTGGCGGCGCAGGGGATGCCGGTCCAACCGATTGACTACCGGCACTTTTTCTTCGCCTAGCGGGGCGCTTGTGCCGCTTGCCAGAAAGTGCTTGACTCATCCCGCAAATGCCTGTAGCGTGCCCGGCTGATAGGTAGCTCTCAAGGGGCCCCGAGCCGGGAGCCAGAATCCCGCTC
Above is a genomic segment from Nitrospira sp. containing:
- a CDS encoding class I SAM-dependent methyltransferase, with product MAIHLDTNPDALPQLIGDFKPVDEWQAHISQIFYGLRGARVHEYYQTFASADYRLAHALAADYFARVCARATDGARGTAPPLVIHEWGCGNGNLAACFLTHLQALDPDGLVYPRVRYVLVDAHPTMLATALAHPDLAPHRAQVETLCAEAAALTSVAAGSVDRIICNELWNELPAKLLLRKGNDVDEEYLRPNLSEKRHADIADWSGFVRAFDEKNGAALQHFPAFLEDIIWEKEYRKTDWKAVPYRKTITEFLKQIDEHVLVPVNLGACATVHEAKRVLAPDAIGFSSFDAGADELAVVNDPDKPCYGLFGGLHSFMVNFALVKSVSAYQGITTPAIEAQRAFVGRSLQTKVVSLMDLLASYPSPRSLQPWEQDRLIIRTLHALKPFYHSAYRRPIEFPLRHETPAAERPALQALVNALGPNGVPDTVAYLTEQELAGAMADLEALGYARELVLAAQGMPVQPIDYRHFFFA